A genomic region of Sphingobium sp. HWE2-09 contains the following coding sequences:
- the fmt gene encoding methionyl-tRNA formyltransferase: protein MRIIYMGTPDFAVPALDALEKAGHAIVAVYSQPPRPAGRGKGLRSSPVHSRAEALGIEVRTPVSLKDAEVQAAFAALDADVAVVAAYGLILPRAVLNAPRHGCMNIHASLLPRWRGAAPIQRAILSGDNVTGVTIMDMEAGLDTGPMRAKYITPIEYKAAGELTAELAQAGADLMVEVLDDIALHPAMAQPEEGVTYAAKIDKVEARIDFTRPAIQVERQVRAFNPFPGAFFAYGGERFRILMAHVEHEDGAPGDLLDDALLIGCGHGAIRPTLIQRAGKGAMTADELLRGYDMPQGSRVDG, encoded by the coding sequence ATGCGTATTATCTATATGGGCACCCCCGATTTCGCCGTTCCTGCGCTCGACGCGCTAGAGAAGGCGGGTCACGCCATCGTCGCCGTCTATAGCCAGCCGCCCCGCCCCGCGGGTCGCGGCAAGGGGTTGCGTTCGTCCCCGGTGCACAGCCGGGCGGAGGCTCTGGGGATAGAGGTGCGGACGCCGGTATCGTTGAAGGATGCCGAGGTGCAGGCCGCCTTTGCGGCACTGGACGCCGATGTCGCGGTGGTCGCGGCCTATGGGCTGATCCTGCCGCGCGCCGTGCTGAATGCGCCGCGCCATGGCTGCATGAACATCCATGCGTCGCTGCTGCCGCGCTGGCGCGGCGCGGCGCCGATCCAGCGGGCGATCCTGTCCGGCGACAATGTGACCGGCGTGACGATCATGGATATGGAAGCGGGCCTGGACACCGGGCCGATGCGAGCCAAATATATCACGCCGATCGAATATAAGGCCGCGGGCGAACTGACGGCCGAACTGGCGCAGGCGGGCGCGGACCTGATGGTCGAGGTGCTGGACGATATTGCGCTGCACCCGGCGATGGCGCAACCCGAAGAGGGCGTGACCTATGCCGCCAAGATCGACAAGGTTGAGGCGCGGATCGACTTCACCCGCCCGGCGATCCAGGTCGAGCGGCAGGTGCGGGCCTTCAACCCCTTTCCCGGCGCGTTCTTCGCATATGGCGGCGAACGGTTCCGTATCCTGATGGCGCATGTCGAGCATGAGGATGGCGCGCCGGGCGACTTACTGGACGATGCGCTGCTGATCGGGTGCGGTCATGGGGCGATCCGCCCGACGCTGATCCAGCGTGCGGGCAAGGGGGCGATGACGGCGGACGAACTGCTGCGGGGCTATGACATGCCGCAGGGGAGCCGGGTGGATGGCTGA
- the truA gene encoding tRNA pseudouridine(38-40) synthase TruA, translating into MTRFAFTVEFDGRPFMGWQRQSHGPSVQQTIEDAIFAVTGERAVIHAAGRTDAGVHGLCMRAHADIGKDMAPFRLMEAINAKMRPHPVAILACEPVAEDWHARFSCVGRSYVYRIANRRAPLTFERGLVWRVIQPLDAEAMHEAAQILVGRHDFTTFRSAHCQAESPVKSIDRLDVARDGDRIAVHAAARSFLHHQVRSMVGCLAMVGMGRWTAADLRNALEAKDRAALGLNAPPDGLYFVRADYPGETVR; encoded by the coding sequence TTGACCCGCTTCGCCTTCACCGTCGAATTTGACGGGCGGCCCTTCATGGGGTGGCAGCGTCAGTCCCATGGCCCGAGCGTGCAGCAGACGATCGAGGATGCGATCTTCGCCGTGACGGGCGAGCGCGCGGTCATCCATGCGGCAGGACGCACCGACGCGGGCGTCCATGGGCTTTGCATGCGCGCCCATGCGGACATCGGGAAGGACATGGCGCCCTTTCGCCTGATGGAGGCGATCAACGCGAAGATGCGGCCGCATCCGGTCGCGATCCTGGCGTGCGAGCCGGTCGCCGAGGATTGGCATGCGCGCTTTTCCTGCGTTGGTCGATCCTATGTCTATCGCATCGCCAATCGCCGCGCGCCGCTGACCTTCGAACGGGGGCTGGTGTGGCGGGTGATCCAGCCGCTGGATGCCGAAGCCATGCATGAGGCGGCGCAGATATTGGTCGGGCGGCATGATTTCACCACCTTCCGGTCGGCCCATTGCCAGGCGGAAAGTCCGGTCAAGTCGATCGACCGATTGGACGTGGCGCGCGATGGCGACCGCATCGCGGTGCACGCCGCCGCGCGATCCTTCCTGCATCACCAAGTGCGATCGATGGTCGGGTGCCTGGCAATGGTGGGCATGGGGCGGTGGACGGCCGCCGATTTGCGCAATGCGCTGGAGGCGAAGGATCGCGCGGCGCTGGGCCTCAACGCGCCGCCGGACGGGCTATATTTCGTGCGCGCCGATTATCCTGGCGAAACGGTCAGATAA
- the recR gene encoding recombination mediator RecR: MASLEIEALTQALSRLPGLGPRSARRAVLHLLKKREGAMEPLLRALEAVNERMVSCHICGNVDTIDPCGICADPRRDPRALCVVEDVSDLWALDKSRLFPGRFHVLGGRLSALEGVRPEDLTIDALVARLEPGGVDEVVLAMNATLEGQTTAHYLAERLERFPIRLTQLAHGVPVGGELDYLDEGTLAQALRARRPVG; encoded by the coding sequence ATGGCCTCACTTGAAATCGAAGCATTGACCCAAGCCCTGTCGCGGCTGCCCGGCCTTGGCCCCCGATCGGCGCGGCGGGCGGTACTGCATCTGCTCAAGAAGCGGGAAGGGGCGATGGAACCGCTGCTGCGCGCGCTCGAAGCGGTGAACGAGCGGATGGTGAGCTGCCACATCTGCGGTAATGTCGACACGATCGATCCCTGCGGCATCTGCGCCGATCCGCGCCGCGACCCGCGTGCGCTGTGCGTGGTGGAGGATGTGTCGGACCTGTGGGCGCTCGACAAGTCGCGCCTCTTCCCCGGCCGCTTCCACGTCTTGGGCGGGCGCCTGTCCGCGCTGGAAGGGGTGCGGCCCGAAGACCTGACGATCGACGCGCTGGTCGCGCGGCTGGAGCCGGGCGGCGTCGATGAAGTGGTGCTGGCAATGAACGCGACGCTGGAAGGACAGACCACCGCCCATTACCTCGCCGAACGACTGGAGCGCTTCCCGATCCGCCTGACCCAGTTGGCCCATGGCGTGCCGGTCGGCGGCGAACTCGACTATCTGGACGAAGGCACGCTGGCGCAAGCGCTCCGCGCGCGGCGGCCGGTAGGGTAG